From one Nocardioides scoriae genomic stretch:
- a CDS encoding aldehyde dehydrogenase family protein, producing the protein MPENFIGGSWVAAKDGGHRDIRCPADGELVARVDESTRVDTEAAIAAARAAFDDGPWPRTSARERGDLLLRVADLLQRDKADLARMESLDTGKRLVESELDIDDVTSVFRHFGHVADADAGRVVDTGNPGVVSRVVHEPVGVCGLITPWNYPLLQVSWKVAPALAAGCTFVLKPSELSPTTAVHLVRLLDEAGLPAGVGNLVLGDGPNAGAALSEDPRVDLVSFTGGLETGKRIMATAAGTVKKIALELGGKNPNVVFADADREAALDMALTAVFLHSGQVCSAGARLLVEDTIAEDFVAEVVRRAADIRLGGPFDEDAETGALISQAHLDKVTAYVEAGVAEGATVLVGGHRVTDGDLAKGFFFAPTVLGDVHSGMSVAQDESFGPVLTVETFIGEDEAVRIANDSIYGLAGAVWTQDAGRGQRVAARLRMGTVWINDYHPYVAQAEWGGYKQSGIGRELGQHGLAEYQETKHVWHNIAPAASEWFGGTS; encoded by the coding sequence GACGAGTCCACCCGGGTCGACACCGAGGCGGCGATCGCGGCCGCGCGCGCGGCCTTCGACGACGGGCCCTGGCCCCGCACGAGCGCCCGCGAGCGCGGCGACCTGCTGCTGCGCGTCGCCGACCTGCTGCAGCGCGACAAGGCCGACCTGGCCCGGATGGAGTCCCTGGACACCGGCAAGCGGCTGGTCGAGAGCGAGCTCGACATCGACGACGTCACCAGCGTCTTCCGCCACTTCGGCCACGTCGCCGACGCCGACGCCGGCCGCGTCGTGGACACCGGCAACCCCGGTGTCGTCAGCCGGGTCGTCCACGAGCCGGTCGGCGTCTGCGGGCTCATCACCCCGTGGAACTACCCCCTGCTGCAGGTCTCCTGGAAGGTCGCCCCGGCCCTGGCCGCGGGCTGCACCTTCGTGCTCAAGCCCAGCGAGCTCTCCCCCACCACCGCCGTCCACCTGGTGCGGCTGCTCGACGAGGCCGGGCTGCCCGCGGGCGTCGGCAACCTCGTCCTCGGTGACGGGCCGAACGCCGGGGCCGCCCTCAGCGAGGACCCCCGCGTCGACCTGGTCTCCTTCACCGGCGGCCTCGAGACCGGCAAGCGCATCATGGCCACCGCCGCCGGGACCGTGAAGAAGATCGCCCTCGAGCTCGGCGGCAAGAACCCCAACGTCGTGTTCGCCGACGCCGACCGCGAGGCCGCCCTCGACATGGCGCTCACCGCGGTCTTCCTCCACTCCGGCCAGGTCTGCTCGGCCGGGGCCCGCCTGCTCGTCGAGGACACGATCGCCGAGGACTTCGTCGCCGAGGTCGTCCGCCGGGCGGCCGACATCCGGCTCGGCGGCCCCTTCGACGAGGACGCCGAGACCGGGGCGCTGATCTCGCAGGCCCACCTCGACAAGGTGACGGCGTACGTCGAGGCCGGGGTCGCCGAGGGCGCCACGGTCCTGGTCGGCGGCCACCGCGTCACCGACGGCGACCTGGCGAAGGGGTTCTTCTTCGCCCCCACCGTGCTCGGCGACGTCCACTCCGGGATGAGCGTGGCGCAGGACGAGTCGTTCGGCCCGGTGCTGACCGTCGAGACCTTCATCGGCGAGGACGAGGCGGTCCGGATCGCCAACGACTCGATCTACGGCCTCGCCGGCGCGGTGTGGACCCAGGACGCCGGCCGGGGGCAGCGGGTCGCGGCTCGGCTGCGGATGGGCACGGTCTGGATCAACGACTACCACCCCTACGTCGCCCAGGCCGAGTGGGGCGGCTACAAGCAGTCGGGCATCGGGCGCGAGCTCGGGCAGCACGGCCTCGCGGAGTACCAGGAGACCAAGCACGTGTGGCACAACATCGCCCCGGCGGCGTCCGAGTGGTTCGGCGGCACCTCGTGA
- the betA gene encoding choline dehydrogenase, which translates to MSRRRDRYDFVIVGGGSAGCALANRLSADPGTSVLVLEAGHSDWRIDPFVHMPAALPFPIGSRLYDWRYETEPEPEMHGRRVYHARGKVLGGSSSINGMIFQRGNPLDYERWAGDKGLEQWDYRHCLPYFKRMETLMVDGRRAADRWRGGSGPLVLERGPATNPLFGAFFEAAQQAGYPLTDDVNGYRQEGFARFDRNVHRGRRLSAARAYLHPVLDRPNLRVETLALATRVTFEGTRATGVDYLRAGRSQRHVGAGEVVLCGGAINTPQLMQLSGIGDPAHLQPLGVEVVHDLPGVGENLQDHLEVYIQYASQLPVSIAPGLTWPKRPGIAANWLFRRQGLGATNHFEGGGFARSNDDVDWPNLMFHFLPVAIRYDGSAPTQGHGYQVHIGPMYADTRGWVRIHDTDPRHKPRMLFNYLTTPNDRREWVEAVRVAREILNQPAFAPFNGGELSPGPGVESDEEILDWVRKDAETALHPSCTAKMGVDDMSVTDPDSMRVHGVEGLRVVDASVFPYVTNGNIYAPVMMVAEKAADLILGNTPLAPDDTPYYRHRDDSPLFPPGDPRNGEPAPARVAAAFAPSIHPREHPHAARQDDLQPDAHSATGEDTP; encoded by the coding sequence GTGAGCCGGCGGCGCGACCGCTACGACTTCGTCATCGTCGGCGGTGGCTCGGCCGGCTGCGCGCTGGCCAACCGGCTCTCCGCCGACCCGGGCACCAGCGTGCTGGTCCTCGAGGCGGGTCACTCCGACTGGCGCATCGACCCCTTCGTGCACATGCCGGCGGCGCTGCCGTTCCCGATCGGCAGCCGCCTCTACGACTGGCGCTACGAGACCGAGCCCGAGCCCGAGATGCACGGCCGCCGCGTCTACCACGCACGCGGCAAGGTGCTCGGCGGCTCGAGCTCCATCAACGGCATGATCTTCCAGCGCGGCAACCCGCTCGACTACGAGCGCTGGGCCGGCGACAAGGGCCTCGAGCAGTGGGACTACCGCCACTGCCTGCCCTACTTCAAGCGCATGGAGACCCTCATGGTCGACGGCCGCCGCGCCGCCGACCGCTGGCGCGGGGGCAGCGGCCCGCTCGTGCTCGAGCGCGGCCCGGCGACCAACCCGCTGTTCGGCGCCTTCTTCGAGGCCGCGCAGCAGGCGGGCTACCCGCTGACCGACGACGTCAACGGCTACCGCCAGGAGGGCTTCGCCCGCTTCGACCGCAACGTGCACCGCGGCCGCCGCCTCTCGGCGGCCCGCGCGTACCTCCACCCCGTCCTCGACCGCCCCAACCTGCGCGTCGAGACGCTCGCGCTGGCGACGAGGGTGACCTTCGAGGGCACCCGCGCGACGGGCGTGGACTACCTGCGCGCCGGGCGCAGCCAGCGCCACGTCGGCGCCGGCGAGGTGGTGCTGTGCGGCGGCGCCATCAACACCCCGCAGCTGATGCAGCTCTCCGGCATCGGCGACCCCGCCCACCTGCAGCCGCTCGGCGTCGAGGTGGTCCACGACCTGCCCGGCGTCGGCGAGAACCTCCAGGACCACCTCGAGGTCTACATCCAGTACGCCTCGCAGCTGCCCGTCTCCATCGCCCCCGGCCTGACCTGGCCCAAGCGGCCCGGCATCGCCGCCAACTGGCTCTTCCGACGCCAGGGCCTCGGCGCCACCAACCACTTCGAGGGCGGCGGCTTCGCGCGCAGCAACGACGACGTCGACTGGCCCAACCTGATGTTCCACTTCCTCCCCGTCGCCATCCGGTACGACGGGTCGGCGCCGACCCAGGGCCACGGCTACCAGGTGCACATCGGCCCGATGTACGCCGACACCCGCGGCTGGGTCCGCATCCACGACACCGACCCCCGCCACAAGCCCCGGATGCTGTTCAACTACCTCACCACCCCCAACGACCGCCGCGAGTGGGTCGAGGCGGTCCGGGTGGCCCGCGAGATCCTCAACCAGCCCGCCTTCGCGCCCTTCAACGGCGGCGAGCTCTCGCCGGGACCGGGCGTGGAGTCCGACGAGGAGATCCTCGACTGGGTCCGCAAGGACGCCGAGACCGCGCTGCACCCCTCGTGCACGGCCAAGATGGGCGTCGACGACATGTCGGTCACCGACCCCGACTCGATGCGGGTCCACGGCGTCGAGGGCCTGCGGGTGGTGGACGCCAGCGTCTTCCCCTACGTCACCAACGGCAACATCTACGCCCCCGTGATGATGGTCGCCGAGAAGGCCGCCGACCTCATCCTCGGCAACACCCCCCTGGCGCCGGACGACACGCCGTACTACCGCCACCGCGACGACTCGCCGCTCTTCCCGCCCGGTGACCCCCGCAACGGCGAGCCCGCGCCCGCGCGCGTCGCCGCCGCCTTCGCGCCCTCGATCCACCCCCGGGAGCACCCGCACGCCGCCCGGCAGGACGACCTGCAGCCCGACGCCCATTCCGCCACCGGTGAGGACACGCCATGA
- a CDS encoding quaternary amine ABC transporter ATP-binding protein: MTATDARPSPETSGPAVRGSGSGSAGLEVRNLWKIFGPRADKIIGTPDAVLSRADLKAKTGCVVGVKDVSFDVHPGEVFVVMGLSGSGKSTLVRCLTRLIEPTHGTVRIGDDEVTSCSEAQLRELRRTQVSMVFQHFGLLPHKQVIDNVAYGLEVRGLGKKERRAKAAEVVELVGLAGYETSYPDQLSGGMQQRVGLARALAGDPSMLLFDEPFSALDPLIRRDMQNEVIRLHHEVGKTMVFITHDLAEALKLGDRIMILRDGEVVQIGTPDEVVGAPADDYVADFTSDVPRSHVLTLKWVMRDPRPDDSSEGPVMSSSTIVREAAQAALASDHPVRVVDDGKLVGIVDDDAILRVVVAEEAPPSQRTRGAGAGTHR; encoded by the coding sequence ATGACCGCGACCGACGCCCGCCCCTCCCCCGAGACCTCCGGCCCGGCCGTCCGTGGCTCCGGCTCCGGCAGCGCGGGGCTCGAGGTCCGCAACCTGTGGAAGATCTTCGGGCCCCGGGCCGACAAGATCATCGGCACGCCCGACGCCGTGCTCTCCCGCGCCGACCTCAAGGCCAAGACCGGCTGCGTGGTGGGCGTCAAGGACGTCTCCTTCGACGTCCACCCCGGCGAGGTCTTCGTCGTCATGGGCCTCTCGGGATCCGGCAAGTCGACCCTGGTGCGGTGCCTGACCCGGCTCATCGAGCCCACCCACGGCACCGTGCGGATCGGGGACGACGAGGTCACCAGCTGCTCGGAGGCCCAGCTGCGCGAGCTGCGCCGCACCCAGGTCTCGATGGTCTTCCAGCACTTCGGCCTGCTGCCCCACAAGCAGGTCATCGACAACGTCGCCTACGGCCTCGAGGTGCGCGGCCTGGGCAAGAAGGAGCGGCGCGCCAAGGCCGCCGAGGTCGTCGAGCTGGTCGGCCTCGCGGGCTACGAGACCAGCTACCCCGACCAGCTCTCCGGCGGCATGCAGCAGCGGGTCGGCCTGGCCCGTGCGCTGGCCGGCGACCCCTCGATGCTGCTGTTCGACGAGCCGTTCTCGGCGCTCGACCCGCTGATCCGCCGCGACATGCAGAACGAGGTCATCCGGCTGCACCACGAGGTCGGCAAGACGATGGTCTTCATCACCCACGACCTCGCCGAGGCGCTCAAGCTCGGCGACCGGATCATGATCCTGCGCGACGGCGAGGTCGTGCAGATCGGCACCCCCGACGAGGTGGTGGGGGCCCCGGCCGACGACTACGTCGCCGACTTCACCTCCGACGTCCCGCGCTCCCACGTGCTCACCCTCAAGTGGGTGATGCGCGACCCGCGGCCCGACGACTCCTCCGAGGGCCCGGTGATGAGCTCGTCGACGATCGTGCGCGAGGCCGCGCAGGCCGCGCTCGCCTCGGACCACCCGGTCCGCGTGGTCGACGACGGCAAGCTGGTCGGCATCGTCGACGACGACGCGATCCTGCGGGTGGTCGTCGCCGAGGAGGCGCCACCCTCCCAGCGCACCCGCGGCGCCGGGGCGGGGACGCACCGGTGA
- a CDS encoding ABC transporter permease, protein MSTTAGTAVRAQEKEETDRSGDLGGGIPRWVLVIAVVVAWVALWSVFRGQDTLVLRGRDSTPLHDDLTGFRDAVLASRDTNPVIGLTTAIAEGFRNVFDFLQRLVSVPAFPRPVPQVGWLGVTALAAWVALAVANWRISLLVTGTFLAYGLLGFWSDSIDLLLVTGLAVFVTVLIGMPLAVAVGTSRRAKAVITPVLDAMQTMPTFVYLIPVVLFFGIGVSGAVVCTLVYALPPLIRIGGYGISAVSTTTIEATDSTGQTSWQRLLKVQLPMARKTIIVGLNQTTMAALSMAIIASYVNGPGLGKPVLQGLIRNDVGSSLVPGLLIVLTAIMLDRTTTAASERADLAARGHGLTGRTRQVLLAVVAVVALVCVYLSRTVLDLAEFPETGWGTSLANGLDSFVGSVVGALDGPGEVFKNAVTYGLLNPMQSLLAESPWWLAALAIALVAAALGGLRALLPAVVCLAGIWFFDLWNDAMVTLNMVLVATILVMLIAIVFGVWMARSHRVDVTLRPLLDAGQTIPAFVYLIPVLALFGSTRFTAIVAALVYAAPAAIKLVADGVKAVPETTLEASRSTGTTSWQEITQVQLPMARGSLVLAANQGLLYVLAMVVIGGLVGAGALGYDVVLGFSRSEEWGKGAAAGLTIVLLGIMLDRIGQRAAARTGEGVKVPLRRPSSAVAG, encoded by the coding sequence GTGAGCACGACCGCGGGGACCGCCGTGCGCGCCCAGGAGAAGGAGGAGACCGACCGCTCCGGCGACCTCGGCGGCGGCATCCCCCGCTGGGTGCTCGTGATCGCGGTCGTGGTGGCCTGGGTGGCGCTGTGGTCGGTCTTCCGGGGCCAGGACACGCTGGTGCTGCGCGGCCGCGACTCCACGCCGCTGCACGACGACCTGACCGGCTTCCGCGACGCCGTGCTGGCCAGCCGCGACACCAACCCGGTCATCGGGCTGACGACGGCCATCGCCGAGGGCTTCCGCAACGTCTTCGACTTCCTGCAGCGCCTGGTCTCGGTGCCGGCCTTCCCCCGGCCGGTGCCGCAGGTCGGCTGGCTCGGCGTCACCGCGCTGGCCGCCTGGGTGGCGCTCGCCGTCGCCAACTGGCGGATCTCGCTGCTGGTGACCGGCACCTTCCTGGCCTACGGCCTGCTGGGCTTCTGGTCCGACTCGATCGACCTGCTGCTCGTCACCGGCCTCGCCGTCTTCGTCACGGTGCTGATCGGGATGCCGCTCGCGGTCGCCGTCGGCACCAGCCGACGGGCCAAGGCCGTCATCACCCCGGTCCTCGACGCGATGCAGACGATGCCGACCTTCGTCTACCTGATCCCGGTCGTGCTGTTCTTCGGCATCGGCGTCTCGGGCGCGGTGGTCTGCACGCTCGTCTACGCCCTGCCGCCGCTCATCCGCATCGGCGGCTACGGCATCAGCGCGGTCTCGACGACGACCATCGAGGCCACCGACTCCACCGGCCAGACCAGCTGGCAGCGGCTGCTCAAGGTGCAGCTGCCGATGGCCCGCAAGACGATCATCGTCGGGCTCAACCAGACCACGATGGCCGCGCTCTCGATGGCCATCATCGCGTCGTACGTCAACGGGCCGGGGCTGGGCAAGCCGGTCCTCCAGGGCCTGATCCGCAACGACGTCGGCAGCTCCCTGGTGCCGGGCCTGCTGATCGTGCTGACCGCGATCATGCTCGACCGCACCACGACCGCCGCCAGCGAGCGCGCCGACCTCGCGGCCCGCGGCCACGGCCTCACCGGGCGCACCCGCCAGGTGCTGCTGGCCGTCGTCGCCGTGGTCGCGCTGGTCTGCGTCTACCTCTCCCGCACGGTGCTCGACCTCGCGGAGTTCCCCGAGACCGGCTGGGGCACCAGCCTGGCCAACGGCCTGGACTCCTTCGTCGGCTCGGTCGTCGGCGCGCTCGACGGCCCCGGCGAGGTGTTCAAGAACGCCGTCACCTACGGCCTGCTCAACCCGATGCAGAGCCTGCTGGCCGAGTCGCCGTGGTGGCTGGCCGCCCTGGCCATCGCCCTGGTCGCCGCCGCCCTCGGCGGCCTGCGGGCGCTGCTGCCGGCCGTGGTCTGCCTGGCCGGCATCTGGTTCTTCGACCTGTGGAACGACGCCATGGTGACGCTCAACATGGTGCTGGTCGCCACCATCCTGGTGATGCTGATCGCGATCGTCTTCGGCGTCTGGATGGCCCGCAGCCACCGGGTCGACGTCACCCTGCGACCGCTGCTCGACGCCGGTCAGACGATCCCGGCGTTCGTCTACCTGATCCCGGTGCTGGCGCTGTTCGGCTCGACCCGGTTCACCGCCATCGTCGCGGCCCTGGTGTACGCCGCTCCCGCCGCCATCAAGCTGGTCGCCGACGGCGTCAAGGCGGTCCCCGAGACCACGCTGGAGGCCTCCCGCTCGACGGGCACCACCTCGTGGCAGGAGATCACCCAGGTGCAGCTGCCGATGGCCCGCGGCTCGCTGGTGCTGGCCGCCAACCAGGGCCTGCTCTACGTGCTCGCCATGGTCGTCATCGGTGGCCTCGTCGGCGCGGGCGCGCTCGGCTACGACGTCGTGCTCGGCTTCTCGCGCAGCGAGGAGTGGGGCAAGGGCGCGGCGGCGGGCCTGACGATCGTCCTGCTCGGCATCATGCTCGACCGGATCGGGCAGCGGGCGGCGGCGCGGACGGGTGAGGGCGTGAAGGTCCCTCTGAGACGTCCGTCGAGCGCCGTCGCAGGATGA
- a CDS encoding ABC transporter substrate-binding protein, whose amino-acid sequence MRTNRRVGRVTALMACAAFALAGCGSGGSIDEQTQENEKNAAASGDCGELNMAVNPWVGFQADAYVVGTLAKEKLGCTVNYKDLKEDVSWQGFGTGDVDVVIEDWGHPDLEKKFFAKSGDGSAEDLGPTGNKGIIGWYVPPWLAKKYPDILDYQNLNKYAEQFKTSESGDKGQFLGADPSYVQFDEAIVSNLDLNFKVVFSGSEAASIQAFEKAEKNKEFLIGYFYEPQWLFAEVPLEKVKLPDYTAGCQDDPAKVACDYPETTLKKIASTKWVEEGSPAVDLVKNFSWTNDDQNEVAKYIAKDGLEPEAAAQKWIEANPDKVDAWMGS is encoded by the coding sequence ATGAGGACCAACAGGAGGGTCGGACGCGTCACGGCGCTCATGGCCTGCGCGGCGTTCGCGCTCGCCGGCTGCGGCAGTGGCGGCTCGATCGACGAGCAGACCCAGGAGAACGAGAAGAACGCCGCCGCCAGCGGTGACTGCGGCGAGCTCAACATGGCCGTCAACCCGTGGGTCGGCTTCCAGGCCGACGCCTACGTGGTCGGCACCCTGGCCAAGGAGAAGCTCGGCTGCACGGTCAACTACAAGGACCTCAAGGAGGACGTCTCCTGGCAGGGCTTCGGCACCGGCGACGTCGACGTCGTCATCGAGGACTGGGGCCACCCCGACCTGGAGAAGAAGTTCTTCGCCAAGTCCGGCGACGGCAGCGCCGAGGACCTCGGCCCGACCGGCAACAAGGGGATCATCGGCTGGTACGTCCCGCCGTGGCTCGCGAAGAAGTACCCCGACATCCTGGACTACCAGAACCTCAACAAGTACGCCGAGCAGTTCAAGACCTCCGAGTCCGGCGACAAGGGCCAGTTCCTCGGCGCCGACCCGTCGTACGTCCAGTTCGACGAGGCGATCGTCAGCAATCTCGACCTGAACTTCAAGGTCGTCTTCTCCGGCTCCGAGGCCGCCAGCATCCAGGCCTTCGAGAAGGCGGAGAAGAACAAGGAGTTCCTCATCGGCTACTTCTACGAGCCGCAGTGGCTCTTCGCCGAGGTGCCGCTGGAGAAGGTCAAGCTCCCCGACTACACCGCCGGCTGCCAGGACGACCCCGCCAAGGTCGCCTGCGACTACCCCGAGACCACGCTGAAGAAGATCGCCTCCACGAAGTGGGTCGAGGAGGGCTCCCCCGCCGTCGACCTGGTGAAGAACTTCAGCTGGACCAACGACGACCAGAACGAGGTCGCCAAGTACATCGCCAAGGACGGCCTCGAGCCCGAGGCCGCCGCCCAGAAGTGGATCGAGGCGAACCCCGACAAGGTCGACGCATGGATGGGCAGCTGA
- a CDS encoding GcvT family protein has product MARVPARANVVVIGAGIVGNSLVHHLTRLGWKDVVQLDKGALPNPGGSTGHASNFIFPVDHSREITDLTMDSVRQYQEMGVFTQSGGFEVARTEERMEELRRRMSSARAWGIESELVTPAQVAEKVPFLDPDQIIGAFWTPTVGVVDSLRAGTIMREQALATGELTVVAGAEVEDLVVEDGEHGRRIRSVVTDQGTIEASYVVIAAGVWSPKLGDMAGIRIALTPAVHQMISVGPCPQLAEKEGEISFPIIRDMDTFCYERQHGADMEVGSYAHRPILHEPEEIPSIEQARLSPTEMPFTEDDFDQQLEEALELMPELLGAEGAEIRYAINGLLSLTADGNPILGESEVEGLWVSAAVWIKEGPGVGRAVAEWMTHGHSEIDVHHSDIARFHPHETTREHVRARTSEAFNKTYGIVHPGEQYASDRDVRFSPMADSQKALGAVFHETVGWERPWWYDSNADLLETYADRVMPREHEWDSRWWSPIVNAEHLVMRERAGVIDLTAFSIFDVTGPGALASVQQTCVAQCDVAVGKVVYTPVLDAKGGFVSDLTVMRLGEDHFRVVTGGAHGMADRKHFTDHLAEGAELADVTEQVSTIGLWGPAAREILSSLSSDDLSAAGFGFLTSREITVKGVDAPVLASRISYVGELGWELYVPFGAAAALWDALLTAGRDHGARPVGIGVYGTTGRLEKGYRAFGAELDAERTIVEAGMQRPKVKAADFVGKEAYLAQRDQEPATALCTLTVDDHTSASGVKRYMLGGEPILTRDGGTLTDGHGHHPYVTSAGSAPSLGKHVLLAYLPAAEARLGNELAVSYMEELYPVTVGSVDSTPLLDAANERLR; this is encoded by the coding sequence GTGGCCAGAGTCCCCGCCCGTGCCAACGTCGTCGTCATCGGGGCCGGCATCGTCGGCAACAGCCTGGTGCACCACCTGACCCGCCTGGGGTGGAAGGACGTCGTCCAGCTCGACAAGGGAGCGCTGCCCAACCCGGGCGGCTCGACCGGCCACGCGAGCAACTTCATCTTCCCGGTGGACCACTCCCGGGAGATCACCGACCTGACGATGGACTCGGTCCGGCAGTACCAGGAGATGGGCGTGTTCACCCAGTCCGGCGGCTTCGAGGTGGCCCGGACCGAGGAGCGCATGGAGGAGCTGCGGCGCCGGATGTCCAGCGCCCGGGCGTGGGGCATCGAGTCCGAGCTGGTCACCCCGGCGCAGGTCGCCGAGAAGGTGCCGTTCCTCGACCCCGACCAGATCATCGGCGCCTTCTGGACGCCCACGGTCGGCGTGGTCGACAGCCTCCGGGCCGGCACGATCATGCGCGAGCAGGCGCTGGCCACCGGCGAGCTGACCGTCGTCGCGGGCGCCGAGGTCGAGGACCTGGTGGTCGAGGACGGCGAGCACGGACGACGCATCCGCAGCGTCGTCACCGACCAGGGCACCATCGAGGCGTCGTACGTCGTGATCGCCGCCGGCGTGTGGAGCCCCAAGCTCGGCGACATGGCGGGCATCCGGATCGCGCTGACCCCGGCGGTCCACCAGATGATCTCGGTCGGGCCCTGCCCCCAGCTGGCCGAGAAGGAGGGCGAGATCTCCTTCCCGATCATCCGTGACATGGACACCTTCTGCTACGAGCGCCAGCACGGCGCCGACATGGAGGTCGGCTCCTACGCCCACCGGCCGATCCTGCACGAGCCCGAGGAGATCCCCTCGATCGAGCAGGCCCGGCTCTCGCCCACGGAGATGCCGTTCACCGAGGACGACTTCGACCAGCAGCTCGAGGAGGCCCTCGAGCTGATGCCGGAGCTGCTCGGCGCCGAGGGCGCGGAGATCCGCTACGCCATCAACGGCCTGCTGTCGCTCACCGCCGACGGCAACCCCATCCTCGGCGAGAGCGAGGTCGAGGGGCTGTGGGTCTCGGCCGCGGTCTGGATCAAGGAGGGGCCCGGCGTCGGGCGCGCGGTGGCGGAGTGGATGACCCACGGCCACTCCGAGATCGACGTGCACCACAGCGACATCGCGCGCTTCCACCCCCACGAGACCACCCGCGAGCACGTCCGGGCCCGCACCAGCGAGGCGTTCAACAAGACCTACGGCATCGTCCACCCCGGCGAGCAGTACGCCTCCGACCGCGACGTCCGCTTCTCGCCCATGGCCGACTCCCAGAAGGCGCTGGGCGCGGTGTTCCACGAGACCGTCGGCTGGGAGCGGCCGTGGTGGTACGACTCCAACGCCGACCTCCTCGAGACGTACGCCGACCGCGTGATGCCCCGGGAGCACGAGTGGGACTCCCGCTGGTGGAGCCCGATCGTCAACGCCGAGCACCTGGTGATGCGCGAGCGCGCCGGCGTCATCGACCTGACGGCGTTCTCGATCTTCGACGTCACCGGACCGGGCGCGCTCGCCTCGGTGCAGCAGACCTGCGTGGCGCAGTGCGACGTGGCCGTCGGCAAGGTCGTCTACACGCCGGTCCTCGACGCCAAGGGCGGCTTCGTCTCCGACCTCACCGTGATGCGGCTGGGCGAGGACCACTTCCGGGTCGTCACCGGCGGCGCCCACGGCATGGCCGACCGCAAGCACTTCACCGACCACCTGGCCGAGGGCGCCGAGCTCGCCGACGTGACCGAGCAGGTCTCCACGATCGGCCTGTGGGGTCCCGCGGCCCGCGAGATCCTCTCCTCGCTGTCCTCGGACGACCTCAGCGCCGCCGGCTTCGGCTTCCTCACCTCGCGCGAGATCACCGTCAAGGGCGTCGACGCCCCCGTGCTGGCCTCGCGCATCTCCTACGTCGGGGAGCTCGGCTGGGAGCTCTACGTGCCGTTCGGCGCGGCGGCCGCCCTGTGGGACGCGCTGCTGACCGCCGGCCGCGACCACGGCGCCCGCCCGGTCGGCATCGGCGTCTACGGCACCACCGGCCGCCTGGAGAAGGGCTACCGCGCCTTCGGGGCCGAGCTCGACGCCGAGCGCACCATCGTCGAGGCCGGCATGCAGCGGCCCAAGGTGAAGGCCGCCGACTTCGTGGGCAAGGAGGCCTACCTCGCGCAGCGCGACCAGGAGCCTGCCACCGCGCTGTGCACCCTGACGGTGGACGACCACACCTCGGCCAGCGGCGTGAAGCGCTACATGCTGGGCGGGGAGCCGATCCTGACCCGCGACGGCGGCACCCTCACCGACGGGCACGGCCACCACCCCTACGTCACCAGCGCCGGCTCGGCGCCGTCGCTGGGCAAGCACGTGCTGCTGGCGTACCTGCCCGCCGCGGAGGCCCGTCTCGGCAACGAGCTCGCGGTGTCCTACATGGAGGAGCTCTACCCCGTCACCGTCGGCTCGGTGGACTCCACGCCGCTGCTCGACGCGGCCAACGAGCGGCTGCGCTGA
- a CDS encoding electron transfer flavoprotein subunit beta/FixA family protein, with translation MARVLVCVKRVPDFSGEVLLSEDAQSADARFVGYTLSNHDLCAVETAVQLAAATDGSATVLSVGSADAVEQLRTALGVGCTAATLVEADPVALGPADVAREIAAVVRDHEAEHGPYDLVLLGNDAADSGDFQVGIRLAHQLERPVVTGIKSVALADGTATLVGEGALGRETYAVPTPAVVTVLEGGVEPRYPTITGRMKAKKIAVEQRALTGEPVGSGRVRLTLPETTSSSATVLGEGPEAAPAVVDLLHQLGVAR, from the coding sequence ATGGCGCGCGTGCTGGTCTGCGTCAAGCGGGTCCCGGATTTCTCCGGCGAGGTGCTGCTGAGCGAGGACGCCCAGTCGGCCGACGCCCGGTTCGTGGGCTACACCCTGTCCAACCACGACCTGTGCGCCGTCGAGACCGCCGTGCAGCTGGCCGCTGCCACCGACGGCTCGGCGACCGTGCTGAGCGTCGGGTCGGCCGACGCGGTCGAGCAGCTCCGCACGGCGCTGGGGGTCGGCTGCACGGCGGCGACCCTGGTGGAGGCCGACCCGGTCGCGCTGGGCCCGGCCGACGTCGCCCGCGAGATCGCGGCGGTCGTGCGCGACCACGAGGCCGAGCACGGCCCCTACGACCTGGTCCTGCTCGGCAACGACGCCGCCGACTCGGGCGACTTCCAGGTCGGCATCCGGCTGGCCCACCAGCTCGAGCGGCCCGTGGTCACCGGCATCAAGTCGGTCGCGCTGGCCGACGGCACCGCCACGCTGGTCGGCGAGGGCGCCCTGGGCCGGGAGACGTACGCCGTCCCGACGCCCGCCGTCGTCACCGTCCTCGAGGGCGGGGTCGAGCCGCGCTACCCCACCATCACCGGGCGGATGAAGGCCAAGAAGATCGCCGTCGAGCAGCGTGCCCTGACCGGCGAGCCCGTCGGCAGCGGCCGGGTGCGGCTGACCCTGCCCGAGACCACCTCGTCGAGCGCGACCGTGCTCGGCGAGGGACCCGAGGCGGCACCCGCCGTCGTCGACCTGCTGCACCAGCTGGGGGTGGCCCGATGA